A genomic window from Vitis riparia cultivar Riparia Gloire de Montpellier isolate 1030 chromosome 16, EGFV_Vit.rip_1.0, whole genome shotgun sequence includes:
- the LOC117933766 gene encoding vacuolar protein sorting-associated protein 26A yields MNYLIGAFKPSCNISITFADGKSRKQVPIKKENGQTVMVPLFQSQENISGKISIEPLQGKKVEHNGVKIELLGQIEMYFDRGNFYDFTSLVRELDVPGEIYERKTYPFEFSTVEMPYETYNGVNVRLRYVLKVTISRGYGGSIVEYQDFVVRNYTPPPEINTSIKMEVGIEDCLHIEFEYNKSKYHLKDVIIGKIYFLLVRIKIKNMDLEIRRRESTGSGANTHVETETLAKFELMDGAPVRGESIPIRLFLSPYELTPTHRNINNKFSVKYYLNLVLVDEEDRRYFKQQEITVYRLPETS; encoded by the exons AATTACCTAATTGGAGCTTTCAAGCCATCATGTAATATTTCGATCACATTTGCTGATGGAAAAAGTCGGAAGCAG GTtccaataaagaaagaaaatggtcAGACAGTAATGGTCCCACTTTTTCAAAGTCAGGAAAACATTTCTGGAAAG ATATCTATAGAACCACTTCAGGGAAAGAAGGTTGAACACAATGGTGTGAAAATTGAGCTCCTTGGTCAGATAG AGATGTATTTTGACAGAGGCAACTTCTATGATTTTACCTCCCTTG TTCGTGAACTGGATGTGCCTGGAGAAATATATGAAAGGAAAACATATCCATTTGAATTTTCTACAGTTGAAATGCCATACGAGACGTACAATGGGGTTAATGTGAGGCTTAg GTATGTCCTAAAAGTTACAATCAGTCGTGGCTATGGTGGTAGCATTGTGGAATACCAAGATTTTGTG GTTCGCAACTATACCCCACCTCCGGAAATTAACACTAGTATTAAG ATGGAGGTTGGAATTGAAGATTGCCTACACATTGAGTTTGAGTACAATAAAAGCAA GTATCATCTGAAAGATGTTATTATCGGGAAgatatattttcttcttgtaagaatcaagataaaaaatatgGATCTCGAGATCAGACGGCGAGAGTCAACAGGATCAGGGGCCAACACCCATGTTGAGACGGAGACACTAGCAAAGTTTGAGTTGATGGATGGTGCTCCAGTAAGAG gTGAATCAATTCCAATTAGACTGTTTCTTAGTCCCTATGAGCTGACACCTACACACCGCAACATTAACAACAAATTCAGcgtcaaatattatttgaaccTTGTTCTTGTTGACGAAGAGGACCGTCGGTATTTCAAGCAGCAGGAGATCACAGTATACCGCCTTCCTGAAACTTcttga
- the LOC117933767 gene encoding rhodanese-like domain-containing protein 14, chloroplastic, with protein sequence MAALASITPHSSSSLHPKSHLSSNTSHHSISSYCVTRSVRTNRQRLYSESGSRGLKIQSAATKPAKSPAEEDWKIKREVLLEKKVRSVDAKEALRLQQENNFVILDVRPEAEFKEAHPPGAINVQIYRLIKEWTAWDIARRAAFAFFGIFAGTEENPEFMQSVESKIDKSAKIIVACSSGGTMKPSQNLPEGQQSRSLIAAYLLVLNGYTNVFHLEGGLYTWFKEGLPSVSEE encoded by the exons ATGGCAGCTCTTGCTTCGATCACTCCacactcttcttcttctttacatCCCAAGTCCCACCTCTCTTCAAACACTAGTCACCACTCCATTTCTTCGTACTGCGTGACCAGATCAGTTAGAACTAATAGGCAGAGACTATATTCAGAGTCTGGCTCTAGGGGCCTAAAGATCCAAAGTGCAGCAACAAAACCCGCAAAATCGCCAG CTGAGGAAGACTGGAAGATTAAGAGGGAGGTTCTGCTAGAGAAAAAG GTAAGGAGTGTGGATGCCAAGGAAGCTCTTCGCCTTCAGCAAGAGAATAACTTTGTGATTCTTGACGTCAGGCCTGAAGCAGAATTCAAAGAG GCTCATCCTCCAGGCGCTATTAATGTGCAAATATATAGGCTTATAAAGGAATGGACAGCGTGGGACATTGCTAGGCGTGCTGCATTTGCATTTTTTGGCATATTTGCAGGCACAGAAGAGAACCCAGAGTTCATGCAAA GTGTGGAATCGAAAATAGATAAGAGCGCAAAGATAATAGTGGCTTGCTCATCTGGGGGTACCATGAAACCGTCCCAAAACCTCCCTGAAGGCCAGCAGTCAAG GTCACTGATAGCAGCCTACTTACTCGTCCTCAATGGTTACACCAATGTCTTTCACTTAGAAGGGGGACTCTACACATGGTTCAAAGAAGGCTTGCCATCAGTTTCAGAAGAATGA
- the LOC117933955 gene encoding molybdate-anion transporter, producing MEVFYFLVFGALSAVVAVIELSKNNKDRINTTTAFNSFKNNYLLVYSLMMAGDWLQGPYVYFLYSTYGFGKGEIGQLFIAGFGSSMLFGTIVGSLADKQGRKRACVTYCITYILSCITKHSPQYRILMVGRVLGGIATSLLFSAFESWLVAEHNKRGFEQQWLSVTFSKAIFLGNGLVAILAGLFGNLLVDNLSLGPVAPFDAAACFLAVGMAVILSSWSENYGDPSENKDLLTQFKGAAVAIASDEKIALLGAIQSLFEGSMYTFVFLWTPALSPNDEEIPHGFIFATFMLASMLGSSIASRLLARTSLKAESYMQIVFVISSASLLLPIVTNILVEPPKVKGGSISFAGCVQLLGFCTFEACVGIFWPSIMKMRSQYIPEEARSTIMNFFRIPLNIFVCIVLYNVNAFPITVMFGMCSIFLFVASILQRRLMVIADKSKTEDWASMKDKNMEAEPLNI from the exons ATGGAGGTCTTCTACTTCCTTGTATTTGGTGCACTCTCTGCAGTTGTAGCTGTTATTGAGCTCAGCAAGAACAACAAGGACCGAATCAATACCACCACGGCTTTCAATTCTTTCAAGAACAATTATCTTCTTGTCTACTCTCTCATGATGG CCGGGGATTGGTTGCAGGGTCCTTATGTGTACTTCCTCTACAGTACGTATGGCTTCGGAAAAGGGGAGATTGGACAGTTGTTTATTGCTGGTTTTGGGTCCTCCATGTTGTTTGGCACAATTGTTGGATCTCTAGCTGACAAACA GGGACGGAAGAGAGCTTGTGTGACTTATTGCATTACTTATATACTGAGCTGCATTACCAAGCATTCACCTCAGTACAGAATTTTAATGGTGGGGCGTGTGTTGGGAGGTATCGCCACTTCTCTCCTGTTTTCAGCATTTGAGTCATGGCTTGTTGCCGAGCACAACAAG AGGGGCTTTGAGCAACAATGGTTGTCTGTGACATTTTCAAAGGCGATATTTCTTGGCAATGGCCTTGTTGCTATTCTCGCTGGGTTGTTTGGAAATCTACTAGTAGATAACTTGAGCCTTGGCCCTGTGGCCCCTTTTGATGCTGCTGCATGCTTTCTAGCTGTTGGTATGGCTGTCATTTTGTCATCATGGTCTGAAAACTATGGTGATCCTTCAGAGAACAAGGACTTGCTTACACAGTTCAAGGGAGCTGCTGTTGCCATAGCTTCTG ATGAGAAAATTGCGTTGCTGGGTGCAATTCAGTCGTTGTTTGAAGGCTCAATGTATACTTTTGTGTTCCTCTGGACTCCTGCTCTAAGCCCAAATGATGAGGAGATTCCCCATGGTTTCATCTTTGCAACTTTCATGTTGGCTTCAATGTTGGGAAGCTCTATTGCTTCTCGACTGCTGGCCCGCACATCACTCAAAGCTGAAAGTTACATGCAGATCGTTTTTGTGATCTCTTCTGCTTCTCTCCTGCTTCCCATTGTGACAAAT ATTTTGGTAGAACCTCCGAAGGTGAAAGGCGGAAGCATCTCATTTGCAGGTTGTGTCCAGCTTCTTGGCTTCTGCACATTCGAGGCTTGTGTGGGGATCTTCTGGCCGTCCATCATGAAGATGAGGTCCCAGTACATTCCAGAGGAGGCTAGAAGCACTATCATGAACTTCTTCCGCATTCCCCTCAATATCTTTGTGTGCATCGTGCTATATAAT GTTAATGCATTCCCCATCACTGTCATGTTTGGCATGTGCTCGATTTTCCTCTTTGTGGCATCTATCTTGCAAAGGCGGCTCATGGTGATTGCTGACAAGTCAA AGACAGAAGATTGGGCATCAATGAAGGACAAAAATATGGAGGCAGAGCCATTGAACATCTGA